One bacterium genomic window, CGTCGCCTCGGCCTCGACCTACATCACCTCGGTCGGCCCCGCCGACAGCGCGGCGCTGAGCGCCCTCTCCAAGTCCGGCATCCCGTCCGGCGCGCTAGGCAGCGGCTGGACCGCCAAGTGGACCACCGCCAGCGCCGTGACCCTCGCCGCGACCCGCACGAGCTCGACGACCACGGCCAAGCAGCTCCAGATCCCCGACGACCCGACCGTGCTGCCGCAGACGAACACCGACATCCCGGTGCAGAACGAGTTCACGATCGCCTTCGCCTACCCGGTCTCCTCGGCCCGCCTGACCAACGACGTCTTCCGCGTCGTCGCCAACGACGGCTCGGTGGTTCCGCTCGCCGGCCTGCCGAAGCTCGAGAACAACGGCCAGACGGTCGTGCTCCACCCGGCCGCGCCGCTCGCCGCGGGGAAGCGGTACCGCGTGATCGTCCGGACCGGCGACTCGGGCGTGCTGCTCGTGCTCTCCGGCGGCGCCCTCGTTCCGCTCGACGACGCCCGCCCGCTGGTCGTGCCGCTCGCCACGAAGGTCTCGAGCGCCGCGCAGAGCCTGACCTTGAGCGTGGCCCCGTGAAGGCCGCGAGGACGATGAGGACGACGATGATGAAGAACCTGCTCCGTTCCGCCCTTCCGCTCGCCGCCGCCTGCGTCGCGTTCCCCGCGGCGGCGGGATCCCTGAACCTGGCCTGGGCGCCGAGCCCGGACGAGGTGACGGCCGGCTACAAGCTCGAGGTGCTGACCGACGACGGCCGGGTGGTCTCGACGATCGACGCGAAGGAAGCGACGACCGCCGCCGTGGACCACCTCGCCGACGGGCAGTTCTACCGCTTCCGCGTCCGCCCCTACGACCAGTGGGGGAACGCGGGGGAGCCGAGCGCCGAGGTGCGGACGATGCCCTCGCCCAAGGTCTTCGGCGTGGACCGCTTCGCCTTCGTCGGCGGCCAGGCGACCTTCGTGCTCTCCGGGGCGAACTTCGCCCCGGGGGCGCGGGTGGTCTCCCTCCGTCCGGGGATGGTCGTCGGCTCGGTTCAGGTGCTGTCCGACTCCGCCGTGCGCGTCGCGGCGGCGGGCCCGGCGGCGTCCCTCGCGCCGCTCCCGGGCGAGCTGGTCGTCCACAACCCGGTGCGCCGCTCCGACGCGTTCGTGGCCGCGCACCCCGAGCTGCTCGACGTGGACCACTCCGGAACGGTCGACGCCCAGGACCTCGGGATCGTCGCCGCGCTCTTCGGCGTCGACTCCCGCTCGCCGCGCTACAACCCCGACGCCGACGTCAACGGCGACGGCCTGATCGACGGGGAGGACGCCTCGCTCGTCCGCGCCCGTCTCGCTCCGGACCCCGAGGAGCAAAAAGCTCCTTGACCGAAGCGCGGCTCTCGCCGGACAGTAACAGGCGTGAGCGGATCGGCGAAAACCAGAAACTCCACGGCGCCCGGCGCGCCGCCGTTCCCGGCGGCGCGCGACGCCTTTTTCAGGCGCGTCGTCGAAGGGATGCGCTGCGGCGTGATGACGGTCGACCGCGCGGGGATGGTCACGACGCTCAACGAGGTCGCCCGCGAGATTCTCGAGGTCGAGCCGCTTCCCGGCGAGCGGCCGCTCGGCGAGGTGCTGGAACGGCACCCGCGGCTGGCCCAGCTGCTCGTCGACTCCTTCACCATGTCCTACCTGCCGAACCGCGCGGAGATGGAGATCCGCTCCCGCGACGAGGAGGGGCGGACGATCGGCTTCACGCTCAGCGCGATCCCCGGGGCGGACGACCAGCTCGCC contains:
- a CDS encoding dockerin type I domain-containing protein: MKAARTMRTTMMKNLLRSALPLAAACVAFPAAAGSLNLAWAPSPDEVTAGYKLEVLTDDGRVVSTIDAKEATTAAVDHLADGQFYRFRVRPYDQWGNAGEPSAEVRTMPSPKVFGVDRFAFVGGQATFVLSGANFAPGARVVSLRPGMVVGSVQVLSDSAVRVAAAGPAASLAPLPGELVVHNPVRRSDAFVAAHPELLDVDHSGTVDAQDLGIVAALFGVDSRSPRYNPDADVNGDGLIDGEDASLVRARLAPDPEEQKAP